In the genome of Crassostrea angulata isolate pt1a10 chromosome 6, ASM2561291v2, whole genome shotgun sequence, the window tactttgaatatttctaactttgaaaggagactgattcagCTGGTGTAAacaggagaaagtccataactttctaaaataaatgatttgtatggaaacaattttgatactgtaattacaaaaaaatcggaccaagcagctttaaaaaagaaaccgaaATAGAATTTGAATATGCCTAATTTAGGTTTattaacttcattttttttaaatctagcaTTGAAATAAGCAGGGTGTGGCAGAAGGTAAAGTAGGTAAAGTAGACGAACATCCTTAAATCCTGACACAGGGCGTcgtttatgaaaatattttttttgagtATCTCTGTAATATCTTCGGAATTAGTACCATCACATGAGATGAGTATGCAATAAAGACCCTTTTTGTGCTTATTGTTCCATTGGCAACTACAGGTCTTCTACCATGTTTAGGTAGCCATATTGTGTTCCCAATTTTTCTTACTGGTTCGAAATAGTAAACCAAGTTTTGTCACCAGTAACAATATTTGCAAATTGTCTTTTCCATCTGGCAGAAATCTTTCATACTTTCAAAATACGCTTCCAAATGAAATGCACCTGCGATAGCGATATGCCAACAGCCAATATCATGAATCGTGTATCTGCCATTACGTTCAATTATTTCCCTAACTTTTGAGACATTTGCGTTGCCTGTTACAGTCACAAGTCGGCCAGATTTTGCTGCATCTTTATCGGACCTTGTGCCGGTCTAAAATTTCTTTCTCCACCTACAAACTGTCTCATAAGATACCTTATCAGACCCATAAACTTCCCAAACTTCAGTAAAAATCTGCACTAATAAATGACCAGGTTTTGTGCGAACTTTAATATAAGCTTTAAATTCTTCAATATTCTCAACCGTTTACCAAATAGTTTTACAACATTGGTCAACTGCACAACTCATTCTACagcaagggggtcattattctacgtcaaaaaatgacccccggtaattattctacgggggtcattattcttctgTACACCTGCTTTATTATAATGactataaatttaaaatatgtggAGCAGAAGGCTCGTGTTTATACCGTTTGAAATGTATTGAAAAAAGCTACTAGTATTCAAGAGTATCATCATCCACCGAATCTTACGAAGCGTTATTGCGTTGTGTTACAATACAAATTACATATCAAACAGCCCTCGtaatattgaaacatttttttttaaacctgtCTACATTTCTATATCGTTTATAATCTTTAATAATTGACGTTCATAAAGATGTAGTCGCAGGTTAGATGGAAAGTAGGGCATTATACAATCAACATTATGCATGATGAGCCTATTTTTGCCCAAATAAGCAATGATTTTCGCACCGTTCTcattaaaaatatgcaaaataaaaatccataCCTCTAATATCTCATAATAAGGACCtcaaattggggggggggggggggggatattagATAAAAGTCCCGTTTTGAATTTTCATCTTGGTCTCAAATTCCCTGAGATTATGTATTctaagaaattaaatttaatggtaCGACCTTAGGCATTATGGATACATTTTTTCCTCAGAAGTGAAGAGAAAAATCCCTGAGATTTGTAgctgatattttctttatatttcatgaaaaatgaCAGTTTTAATTCACGGATTTTCACCTTTCTTGTTTCAAAATTAAGCCATGGTACACCTTATGAAACTAAGTTATTGTTATGAGGCACAAttgaaataattcatatttcaaacttcatatattttcatttactagCTATTGACcttaaaagcaatttttaagTTAATACGTTAAgtcaaataataaataaataaatgcgtattttcagtgggtttttttaagtaaacacaTGATctcaaaatcataaaatgtgtCTGCTTTATTAACTGGTCTtctagatttgaaaaaaatatcaccaGATTTGATTTAATCGCCGACACAATATCTATAATGTTgtggattaaaaaaaacttcttgaGAACATATGGAAAGTAGATTATGGAAAATTAGGAACATATGTATCCAGAAATTATTAAGATTCGTACGAAGTCatcaaataataatatattaatattttaattatacccctttcgaagaagggagggtatattgctttgctgctgtctgtcggtcggtcggtcggtccacccaCAGTTTCCATTCATTCTCTTTGCaaaggatgcacatattgaatAGCATCTAGGTCATTTCgattttgggtatgatcgagcaattttcgacagggTTGtgccccttggacgtagaaaaattccagttatttgcagtttccgttcattttcttcgaagaggatgcacatattgaaatgaaatgtggTATTCAGCTGTATCGTAATAATATCAaggtaaattttgattttgggtacgatTGAGTAATTTTCAAGTTATGCCCCTTGAACgttgaaaaattccaattatttgcagtttccatttATTTTCTTCACGTAAGATGCGCATAATGAAATGAAACTTGGTgaacaggtttatcataataatatctagatcaaatttaattttgggtAAGGTTAAgcatttttgacagagttatgtgcCTTGGACTTTgacaaatttcatttatttgtagtttccgttcattttctttgcagatgtttccaagggagggggcataagtgttttacaaacatctcttgtttaaaCTGCAAATCAAAgtattaaaacatcaaaatatttcagataAATTGTGAGATTAAGGAGTACTTACGAAATCAGTCACAGAATGCACATCTAATTAATTTTGGTTGTATTtagaaaatgatattataatattttcctTGTATTGTCTAATCTCCTTCGAAGGTGGATACCTAATACAAAGTATCTTGACCGTTTTACGAAAGCCAACCCTTGGAATAAATTCCATGCAGTAGACGTAATTGGATTATCCAccttagtacatgtacctacgTTGCAAAGTGTAGAAACAACAAAGACTGCAATTTAAGACTACATCAAACATACTTGATAGTATGTGCTTCATTTGTGTGTTTAGCGTACATAAGTATATAATTTGGGGAAAGTTCACTCATTCTAAGAAGAAAGTACAGTTTCAGTCACATTTTGCCCTGTTTTAAagtgatttttgaaaatttcaccaaaaatgaaaaacgtagtatttatttaaagaagaaaaCCTAGGAATTCAgaatatatttatagatatgATTGGACTTTATTAGGCATGGGACAATGACTTAACATGGAAAATATCACATTTCATTGGCCTATAATGATATGGAGCTAAACTATGTGGGAGTTTCACAAGAAAACGGAAAAGCTAAGACATTTGCTAACGAATATTTAGATAAGacacttttcaatttattttcaatcaaatacATTTAGTATATATCAGCATTAGTTTATTTAACCTTACGTTTAAGATACGTTTTATATGAGGGTACCATTATTTGATTTAAGAAGGACAAAtcgtttcaaataaatcaaccTCGTCTATCGCTTGACTAAAGCCCCCGATTAATCGACTAAACAGAGtgaaattgacacccaatcTAAAACTTTTATACGCAATATTTTTACCGTTAggcaaatatttacaaatacattataaaaaaacataacattttttgttcattgattttaatatatagaaGACTTTAAAAGGTAACTTTCCAAAATATGATatcatttgacgttaaatatctgttcaataaaatagaaatacaaATATGACACCTGTATAACaactcaaatatatatttatataattaaatgaaaattataatagGAATTGGGTTAGTTCAATCGACAATAATAATCACATTGGATATTTTTATGGTATTTCGGCAATTACATTAAAAAGTccgaaagtttaaaaaatcaacgaCTTTGCTCAACACTTCACTGCATTCATGCACATTACACTTGACGTGTTTTTGTACATCAAACATAGGTGTACTATGAGATAAAGATACAGCAAATCCGACAACTTTTCTTATTCATAGGCCTAATTGAGTGTTCCTAATCTGactaaatcaaaaaaaaaatacacaatacCTAATTAAGAGAACAATATTGGTAAATGCAAACCCTTGCACTGAAAAGTTGTAAAATCCCgtcaatattgaattttatgatttgatgattatcagaaaatgataatattaataacaaattttatggAATAGGATTCCCATACAAGTCAATCAGAATTGGAGGTGACCATGTAGAATAACGAGGAAACTCTGTTGGAACCTCACtgatgttgttgttttgcaTATTTATGTAAATAGCTTTCTCTCGTCCATGGGGCGTGGGTTTGGCAAAAGAAAAGGATTGTAATTTACAGTTCGACAAATCCAAGTATTCCAATTGCGGAAATTTTTCAACCCATCGCTGCAATTCCTCAGGGAGATGCCAAATTGGGTTTGAACTTAGATTCAAAGCTAAGAGCTTTGGATAAAATGAATGTAGTGTCATTTCTTCCATGAAACTCCTACCAAGGCTCTTAACGAATGATTTTTCAAGGTATACAAGATTATTGTAGTGACATTCGAATGGCTGAGATTTAAGATCTTCCCTTGTCTTGTGGTACGCTTCTAATAACATTGCCATCGAATCGTTTATCGAAATCATCGGATTATTTATTAATCTTAAAGTGTTATTCCGTGAAATATCCATTTCCAACAATTCTTGTCCACAAGTGTAGGATTTCTCAGGCTTTGTATTTATTATTGAATCAAACCAGTCTGGTACACTGACTTCTAtgacattgtttacaataaCCCTTTCTCTGAGAGTATCTGTATATTGCGATTGAACATTTAACTCATTATAGAAACCTTTTAGATAACAGTTGTTAAGTCGCACTTTCCTTAAATTGCGCGCTCTAAAAGGCCACGGAATATACACTGATCCTCCTTGAATACACGTAATTGTCAAATCCACATCCCCAAGGACATCAATATTGTTCAACCATTTCCGAAAATCTCGAAAGTCCCAATTTTCGCTCACCTTAAAGAAGCAGTCTTGGTCGCTCCAAAATCGTTTCTTGCACGAATCCATGAATGTCACATGTGATCCTTGGGTAAATTTGATAAGtaatgtcaataaaaaaaatatcaaacaagaaCGAAACCCCAGACTTACGCTGTAGTGATACATAACGGGCAATTGCAAGTTTGATATCACAACTAACAGTTTGCAACAATATCAAAGTTCTTAAATACATTTGCTAAGTAATGACGTATGCTTAAAATCCATTCACTAAACGATTACGTTGTTTTGTGGTCTTTCCACTTCAAATATGGGTCAACTATAACACATTGTGTTTACAAATCATATTGTTTGGAAAATCACATTCTTTGGGCATTCTTTGGGTTTTTAAACGAGGAAAATCCTATACTTTATATACCTTacgaaaataccaaaaaaaaatttttttttgttttctgaataatatgtaacataaaaaattatacacacatgaatgaatttaaaaatgtgatttcaaaaatttctaaatCACAAATGAGAAAATCtgaaatttgaagaaataaaacacaattttgaaATACTGAAGCAATTTGAGGGAGTATTTAAAAAAGGTTATGATTAAGATATACGTATAAACTATTCATGTAGTTGAGAAATTGTTAAGTAAGGAGGTTGGTCCCTGAAATACaagtaatgtcaatcatccgaaaACCTTATAGATATAAAGATGGAGacttaaaatgttcatttattttatatgtgacCCAGGCTtcatgccattttttttttaaatatgtggtCCAAAAcagaaatgattatttttctgaaattattGCTAAAATTTGGCATGGGCATTGAATTtctgaagaaatcaaacaaatatttatagtttaaacgattatttaattatgattttgatACATTATGAAGGTGAGCACATGTAGTGTATATGAAAGTAATATCCAATTCAACGTTTCAAAAACCTTTTTACTGGTGGTTTCAAATACCGATACATAATGAACACAAGAGCATAGGTTAAGATTGTTAAGAATTGTAGAAATAATCAAATTATGAcgcaaatataaaattaactaCCAATGCCATCTTTCCAACACTTTGCATAAAAatagatattaatataataattcatataaaagaaagaaaaaggtTGGTGTCAGATTTTATGAATTAAGTTAGCCCGAATTTCCTCtgatttcgttttttttttttactgattttcgatattttttttaatttcagtttttaaacTTTCAGCATCTAGATTTGATTGGCTAAATATGACCAAAAAAATCGAAAGAAATATGCACTACAAATCTGAAAAATGTATCTGCAGTGACAATTAGGACGCTAAAGTTTCAGCACACTACCGAGTTATTAAAAatgggggtttttttcttgaaaaccttccgccacaaaatatccCTTACATAactctgtaaatatataattttcttttaacaatttcattcaaaaaagtttatttggcattgtaaaatataattaacatcCTTACATCTAATACAATAACATTTAGGTACATTTAGTACATAGACATGTAATAACGTAAGTTTGTTGTTCTTGAAAATGCAATAAATTGTGAACAAAGAAGCATAGAGAGTATAATTATTGGGCGGGGTAAAAAGTTTTGAGAAAAGTACAGATTTTCTTTCCGTGCACAAATCATATCAACACGATTTTggtggcgggggggggggggggggctggggggggggggtggggggatcAGTTACTAGACTTTACAATCAAGCACATAGCATCAGGGATGGGCCAGCCCGCCAGTTTatctcgcagcaaacataatttttcataagttTACGTATAAAAATTTGAAGTATCAGAAAGCTGCCACCCCCACCCACAcatttgcttgtcaagatttttgatgatgagtagcccccccccccctttcaatttgcttccgacgccacggGATAGTTAACATGTTAATATTCTTTAAGCAGAATGTTGTCAATAAAGTGACGATATGACATTTCATTGACCTTAATTATTAGAGAAGTAAAGAATTTCTTAAACTTTAATGTTCATAGATATGAAATCAAACGTCTGCAAAGATATTTACTTGATCCTTTTAATTATACGAGTTATTAACAACGAGTAAAATGTATAACTCGCTCTGTTGAAATCGCGTCAGGTACATTGCAAGTTTAAGACCATAAACTGTACTCTCCTACATTTATATAGGTATATGTCATTCTCCCGGACACGTGATATTATAAATTAACTATTTCTAAAAAGCGTTTTAGAGAAATCATGACAGTAAATGCGCTAGTAGGAAtagttcaaaaaaaaatttgaaactgAAACCTAGACAAACATATTTCAGTGGATATAATCTTTGTTATGGAACTTTCCCTACTGCGTTTTACTGTAATagcatcgcacatgcgcaaattATAAGTGTGCAAACATTTTAAGAGACAGCAATGGCTttagaaaatatcaattatgattttaatttccgGGGTAACGGAGAGGATACTAGTACGAATAGTCCCTCTGTAGTTCTTATTGCAATTGTATAATACAAAGTTGCTGAAGGATTTTCAATATCGTGCAAACGTAAATATATCGGATAAAAACGGCTTACGTGCTCGATTTAAACGTAACCTTTTTAAATAGTTGCAAACTCACAAATTTTCTAATGAGTTGATAACTTTTAGATGCATACTTCTTACATTTGAGAATTAATGGATAAAAACCCCAAACCACTCTAAACTAGGATAAGGGTtagataaaaataatcaatgtcATTCATGTGAATAATTACTCAGTGTTGTGAAAATATGAAGTTTATATGACAATATATCTAACACAGGTATcataatcattttatatttcaatatataatgcttgtttaTGATAGCGTTTTTACGTATTAGAGGGTTAATTTTTCATGAACATGGACATGTTTAATCCCTACAGTCTCAATGCTTCGATCAGCTTCTATCTGTAACTTTCTCAGCGATATCATACAGCTCAGTATCATTTGAGGAATGTTCGAAAATAAAATGGCAATCATTTTCTCTTTATTAACTGATTCAGGGTAAACGTTTTGAAATTCATTCAATGTCTATAAAAGAGTAGTTTCTCGGCATATACGTACATTTGTAGATACGATATGTTGAAATCTCTACTTTCATATCCCACGCGTGTGAGTGAATGGGGCAATAACATTTCATGAAACTACTCACTTTGCCTCCCTCTctcattctttcttttttttctttctctcttcaaATGATCTATTATATAGATCGTTACAACTAATTAatcaaaaaaagataaattgaaATACATCTTTGTTTAATTAAACATCGATAAATAAATAACTAATTAACGGCATACAATATGCGTAAAACTTGTAAAAACTTTGAGCAATTCTTCTTTCTCCCACTTACTCAGTTTGTTTAACATGCATGACTTATAAATGGATCACATTTAATAAACTATTCAAATTGACGTGACACAATTAGAACACCTTATAGGctgcatgtttacataaaacagTTAGTGGAATTTTTGTACAGCATTGAATTGTAATAATAACAgttacatttaaataaattagtGTTTATCGGATGGGGTTTCCACGCAGATCCACTGAAATTGGCACCGATCGGTAAGAATATCGGTAAAAATCTCGTGGTGGACTGCTTATGTCATTGTTCCGCAAATTCACGTGAAGTCCTAAGTTTCTTCCGAAGCGTTTTGGgtcaagaaaagaaaatgtttttaaatcattatttgatAGATCCATATATTCCAATTTTGGAAAACTTCTGTACCATTTCTTTAATTCGATCGGTAAATAAGTTAACCTATTCGAACTAAGATTTAAGGCCCTGAGCTTCGGGTAATGTGAGTGCAGTGTTAAATCCTCCATGAAATGTTTTCCGAGTGACGGATTGTTTGAGTTTTCAAGgtataaaagatttttataatGACACTCAAATGGTTGTGTTCGAACCTTTTCTCTGAAGGAATCGCTGATTTCTGAGAGAAGTTCCAGCATTTTACTTCCGGGCAACTTTGGAATGTTCAAAAAGCTGTATGTGTTATTACTCACAATTGACCTGACGAGCGTTTCTTGACCACACGTGTAAGACTTCTCAGATTGCATGCTTTTAACAACATTAACCCAATCCAATAAACTAACTTCCGTTACACTGTTGACGATACTTCGTACTTCGAGTGAATCTGGATACCTCGATTTTACATCGTGTTCGTCAAAGTATCCTCTGAGCAGACAGTTCTTGATTTCCAACCTCTTTAGATTGCGTGCTCTCATTGGCCAGGGGATGTACAGAGAGCCACCTTCGGTACACGTAATTCGAAGAGAAACGTCTCCAAGAGGATCGAGATTGTCCAGCCATTTcctgaattttaaaaagtcccAGTGTTCTCTCACTTTGAAATAACAATCCTGATCCCCGAAAAAACTCCTTTTACAATACCTTCGAAAGGAAACATCTATGCCTTTAGaatattcaaagaaataagCAAGAATGAACAGTTTGATAACAGCAGTACGAGCGTTTTCCATCCTAATGTAAATCATAATTACAAACACAACAAATGGTTTTGAATGAGCTTTGATTGCTTATGTTTTTATACTTAATGTTCATGACCGCACGTGCTTAGATAACCAATCAGCAGAGACATGACAATGCTGGCCTTTCCTATTCCCGCGAGCGGTCAACTATAACAAATTAGGTAAATAAGTCTGATAGGTTGATAATTTGATCGCGGTAGTGAATGGCATATATGTACAATCTTGTAAGAAACATTTTCTCAAGGACTtccatatttacatttattttttttaaatagtctaATGGTACAGATATTGgtaattttatcaacaattatcacattaagatatttttttctgaggCTGCTGGTCCTAAAAGTATTTATTAATTGAAATggttttttatagttttattttgttttatttttttgcttgtcttttgtgttttgttacttttttttttttttttttttttttgttctttggggttttttgttttgtttttgtttcgtttttGGGGGGTTTCTTGTGATTCTAAATATTTAAAGGATAAAAAGTCTTAAAACTGTTTCAAATCCTTTACACATATTATGATAAAGCAATTGCAATGTGCTGTGATTTGctaaaatgatattaatattattttactgcagaaaaaaattaggTCGAGATGATTCAATAGAGTAATGCGATAATGACGACATTTAATTTTAACCGCAAAGAGAACATACAAGTATCCATGTAGTTATTGTCTGAGATTGGTGACAAGTTAATAACCATttctttattgtatataaatcttcattatttctctAATTACTCCAACTTCTTCCTGTTTCATACTcattataaaatgatttaatacagttttcttaaattaaaattatattaaatgttcattataaGTAGGAAGCTAATTAGAATGTAGTTAGTCAACACAACGTCATTGTCTAGTTACATCCGATCTTGAAGAACATTTAGTGATTTTTGAatgtaaattgatttaaaaatcttaacattttgttaaaggACCTTGAATGACTCAAATGAACTAATTTATATGAATACAAGAGTTGTGAATTActaatataaaagtaaaatcttaaaCCATACACAGCTAGTTCGATGTCAATGTAGCAATGTAAAGGTAATGTACTATTCagaacatttacaaaaaatgtaattgcaATTACTTTATAGATCAAAGTGAATGATAGGAAGTGTGATCGTGATTGTCTGTATTACAACATGAAGTAATGTAAGTCCAGTCTCCTTGAGTGTTAAGGTAAACGTCATTCCTCTTTGATAAGCAAATGCTTAACGAGTGTTTTAATTCTTAAGCGTCTGTGCAAACTCTGTTGCATATAGAATCAATGTACtctgaatttcatttaaatgtgttccatttttgggagttgattttaatcaactctgacaaaccgaaagtgaaacagtgtttggacaaaagcacaaatcatcgcatCGTCGCGTTCATGACATaatattagttttaaatttaaaaaaagcctACTTAAAGGTAAAATGATCTGTTGTATCCGACAGGCCTGTTATTTCAAAACAGTAGGATAAAAACATTTCAGACGAACATTCGCAGAGAAGTATTCTgtgaaaaattttcataaacTCATACTAAAAAATACAGGAAGTTTCATTCCGTAAATAATATACATAAATTTAATTAAGATCTATAGATGTTAAAAACGGATACATTTTGGCGCCTCTTTGGTGGTTTGATCCCAACATAGCAATCCTTACTGAAAATGATTGATTTCGCTTATTTTTGTTTAGGTATCAATT includes:
- the LOC128189776 gene encoding uncharacterized protein LOC128189776 is translated as MIYIRMENARTAVIKLFILAYFFEYSKGIDVSFRRYCKRSFFGDQDCYFKVREHWDFLKFRKWLDNLDPLGDVSLRITCTEGGSLYIPWPMRARNLKRLEIKNCLLRGYFDEHDVKSRYPDSLEVRSIVNSVTEVSLLDWVNVVKSMQSEKSYTCGQETLVRSIVSNNTYSFLNIPKLPGSKMLELLSEISDSFREKVRTQPFECHYKNLLYLENSNNPSLGKHFMEDLTLHSHYPKLRALNLSSNRLTYLPIELKKWYRSFPKLEYMDLSNNDLKTFSFLDPKRFGRNLGLHVNLRNNDISSPPRDFYRYSYRSVPISVDLRGNPIR